A genomic segment from Biomphalaria glabrata chromosome 16, xgBioGlab47.1, whole genome shotgun sequence encodes:
- the LOC106072215 gene encoding uncharacterized protein LOC106072215 isoform X2 has protein sequence MSLKGLIKDLEDIVSKQKVLEDLKEKLHILLDDINQVTIKCTSWIQKTDSITYLELKEYLTDKISEYIQQCLNFALENSNPETKKEHIKEDSRIQSPSSSSCKDDEKRKTMEEEIMNLQQQFNSLDKHTKWLAKESQETSAQITEELHLASDFMSTLQTKIETLTEEIQNSVQNQDKKMEEFSDKIEKCFKQINLLAKQSDDNLLGTEIQNCTEELEKCQVCIESLNEEVRNLKGKLVHAQQLIKSGEDEIKRLKSEKEKTKKKLDEHIQKIHQIFANIDRPFRRYPFTTMLLFDERLRSFYCERCHTATYEWWYIKRLKELCKNCWMVELEV, from the exons ATGAGTCTCAAAGGACTAATTAAAGACTTAGAGGATATAGTCTCTAAACAAAAAGTTCTTGAAGATTTAaaagagaagttacacatttTACTGGATGACATTAACCAA GTCACCATAAAATGTACATCATGGATTCAAAAGACTGACAGCATCACATACCTTGAACTAAAGGAATATTTAACAGATAAAATTTCTGAATATATTCAGCAGTGTTTAAATTTCGCTC tGGAAAATTCTAATCCTGAGACTAAAAAAGAACACATTAAAGAAGATTCAAGAATACAATCTCCTTCAAGCTCTAGCTGTAAAG ATGATGAAAAGCGTAAAACAATGGAAGAGGAAATAATGAACTTGCAACAACAATTCAATTCTTTGGACAAACACACTAAATGGTTAGCTAAAGAAAGCCAAGAGACAAGTGCACAAATAACTGAAGAGCTTCATTTAGCCAGTGATTTTATGTCCACGCTGCAAACTAAAATTGAGACGCTGACAGAAGAAATACAGAACAGCGTTCAGAATCAAGATAAGAAA ATGGAAGAGTTCTCTGATAAAATAGAGAAAtgctttaaacaaataaatctttTAG CTAAACAGTCTGATGACAATTTACTTGGAACAGAAATACAAAACTGTACTGAAGAATTAG AAAAATGTCAAGTCTGTATAGAAAGTCTAAATGAAGAAGTGAGGAATTTAAAAGGAAAACTTG TACATGCTCAACAACTTATTAAAAGTGGTGAAGATGAAATCAAGAGGCTAAAGTCAGAAAAAG aaaaaactaaaaaaaagttggatGAACATATTCAAAAAATTCACCAAATCTTTGCAAACATTG ATAGGCCATTCAGAAGGTATCCGTTCACTACTA TGCTTCTTTTTGATGAGCGTCTTAGGTCCTTTTATT gTGAAAGGTGTCATACTGCAACCTATGAGT GGTGGTATATAAAGAGATTAAAAGAGCTTT GTAAAAATTGCTGGATGGTAGAACTGGAAGTCTGA
- the LOC106072215 gene encoding uncharacterized protein LOC106072215 isoform X1, with translation MSLKGLIKDLEDIVSKQKVLEDLKEKLHILLDDINQVTIKCTSWIQKTDSITYLELKEYLTDKISEYIQQCLNFALENSNPETKKEHIKEDSRIQSPSSSSCKDDEKRKTMEEEIMNLQQQFNSLDKHTKWLAKESQETSAQITEELHLASDFMSTLQTKIETLTEEIQNSVQNQDKKMEEFSDKIEKCFKQINLLAKQSDDNLLGTEIQNCTEELEQCQGCLEKKSEVKNLTEELEKCQVCIESLNEEVRNLKGKLVHAQQLIKSGEDEIKRLKSEKEKTKKKLDEHIQKIHQIFANIDRPFRRYPFTTMLLFDERLRSFYCERCHTATYEWWYIKRLKELCKNCWMVELEV, from the exons ATGAGTCTCAAAGGACTAATTAAAGACTTAGAGGATATAGTCTCTAAACAAAAAGTTCTTGAAGATTTAaaagagaagttacacatttTACTGGATGACATTAACCAA GTCACCATAAAATGTACATCATGGATTCAAAAGACTGACAGCATCACATACCTTGAACTAAAGGAATATTTAACAGATAAAATTTCTGAATATATTCAGCAGTGTTTAAATTTCGCTC tGGAAAATTCTAATCCTGAGACTAAAAAAGAACACATTAAAGAAGATTCAAGAATACAATCTCCTTCAAGCTCTAGCTGTAAAG ATGATGAAAAGCGTAAAACAATGGAAGAGGAAATAATGAACTTGCAACAACAATTCAATTCTTTGGACAAACACACTAAATGGTTAGCTAAAGAAAGCCAAGAGACAAGTGCACAAATAACTGAAGAGCTTCATTTAGCCAGTGATTTTATGTCCACGCTGCAAACTAAAATTGAGACGCTGACAGAAGAAATACAGAACAGCGTTCAGAATCAAGATAAGAAA ATGGAAGAGTTCTCTGATAAAATAGAGAAAtgctttaaacaaataaatctttTAG CTAAACAGTCTGATGACAATTTACTTGGAACAGAAATACAAAACTGTACTGAAGAATTAG AACAATGTCAAGGTTGCTTAGAAAAAAAGAGTGAAGTGAAGAATTTAACAGAAGAACTTG AAAAATGTCAAGTCTGTATAGAAAGTCTAAATGAAGAAGTGAGGAATTTAAAAGGAAAACTTG TACATGCTCAACAACTTATTAAAAGTGGTGAAGATGAAATCAAGAGGCTAAAGTCAGAAAAAG aaaaaactaaaaaaaagttggatGAACATATTCAAAAAATTCACCAAATCTTTGCAAACATTG ATAGGCCATTCAGAAGGTATCCGTTCACTACTA TGCTTCTTTTTGATGAGCGTCTTAGGTCCTTTTATT gTGAAAGGTGTCATACTGCAACCTATGAGT GGTGGTATATAAAGAGATTAAAAGAGCTTT GTAAAAATTGCTGGATGGTAGAACTGGAAGTCTGA